In Oenanthe melanoleuca isolate GR-GAL-2019-014 chromosome 17, OMel1.0, whole genome shotgun sequence, one genomic interval encodes:
- the IER5L gene encoding immediate early response gene 5-like protein translates to MLRGRRRMECTLDAQSLISISLRKIHSSRTQRGGIKLHKNLLVSYVLRNARQLYLSERYAELYRRQQHYPDGAPLLAMPACPPPAAAAPPELAALPLPADTQDREARSCGAARGGAELLEVPVCAVPPELQRAPCRDSSPGFYRAAGSAGPGGGGSAAPGLLYAAGCDFGSGGAPHCSSRTTVLDLDTHVVTTVENGYLHQDCCSQCPCCCQPAPGLASPPPAPGTKRKYYPGQEEEEEGVEEGEPGGGGVAGGPPFAPCTKRARFEEYSAEHPQDSSNISNLISIFGSGFTGLVSRQQADSEQPLNGQLCSKQALASLGAWTRAIVAF, encoded by the coding sequence ATGCTGAGGGGCCGGAGGAGGATGGAGTGCACCCTCGATGCGCAGAGTTTGATCAGTATTTCCCTGCGGAAGATCCACAGCTCCCGCACGCAGCGAGGCGGCATCAAGCTCCACAAGAACCTGCTCGTCTCCTATGTGCTCCGCAACGCCCGGCAGCTCTACCTGAGCGAGCGCTACGCCGAGCTCTACCGCCGCCAGCAGCACTACCCCGACGGCGCCCCGCTCCTCGCCATGCCCGCctgcccgccgcccgccgccgccgccccgccggaGCTGGCGGCGCTCCCGCTGCCCGCCGACACGCAGGACCGCGAGGCGCGGAGCTgcggggctgcgcggggcggcgcggagctgctggaggtgccGGTGTGCGCGGTGCCCCCGGAGCTGCAGCGAGCGCCCTGCAGAGACTCGTCCCCGGGCTTCTACCGGGCCGCCGGCAGCGCCGGTCCCGgtggcggcggcagcgcggccccggggctgctctACGCCGCCGGCTGTGACTtcgggagcggcggggcccCGCACTGTAGCAGCCGCACCACGGTGCTGGATTTGGACACTCACGTCGTGACCACGGTGGAGAACGGGTACTTGCACCAGGACTGCTGCTCGCagtgcccctgctgctgccagccgGCACCGGGGCTCGCGtccccgccgcccgcgcccggCACCAAGCGCAAGTATTACccggggcaggaggaggaagaggagggggtGGAGGAAGGGGAGCCGGGGGGAGGCGGGGTGGCGGGCGGCCCCCCCTTCGCCCCGTGCACCAAACGCGCCCGCTTCGAGGAGTACAGCGCCGAGCACCCCCAGGACTCTTCCAACATCTCCAACTTGATCTCCATCTTCGGCTCCGGTTTCACGGGGCTGGTGAGCCGGCAGCAGGCGGACTCGGAGCAGCCCCTCAACGGGCAGCTGTGCAGCAAGCAGGCGCTGGCGAGCCTGGGAGCCTGGACTCGGGCCATCGTCGCGTTTTAG